One window of Nocardia sp. NBC_00508 genomic DNA carries:
- the ispG gene encoding flavodoxin-dependent (E)-4-hydroxy-3-methylbut-2-enyl-diphosphate synthase, whose amino-acid sequence MTSTIGLGMPTAPAAVLAPRRKTRQLMVGDVGVGSDHPISVQSMTTTKTHDVNATLQQIAELTASGCDIVRVACPRQEDADALATIARKSQIPVIADIHFQPRYIFAAIDAGCAAVRVNPGNIKEFDGRVQEVAKAAGAAGIPIRIGVNAGSLDKRMMEKYGKATPEALVESALWEASLFEEHGFGDIKISVKHNDPVIMVEAYRQLAAQCDYPLHLGVTEAGPAFQGTIKSAVAFGALLSEGIGDTIRVSLSAPPAEEVKVGGQILQSLNLRPRKLEIVSCPSCGRAQVDVYTLANEVTAGLEGMEVPLRVAVMGCVVNGPGEAREADLGVASGNGKGQIFVKGEVVKTVPEAKIVETLIEEAMRIAEEMGEDAGAGEPVVTVG is encoded by the coding sequence GTGACCAGCACAATCGGATTGGGGATGCCGACCGCTCCCGCGGCCGTGCTCGCTCCCCGGCGCAAGACCCGCCAGCTGATGGTGGGCGATGTCGGGGTCGGCAGTGATCACCCGATCTCGGTGCAGTCCATGACCACGACCAAGACGCACGATGTGAACGCCACCTTGCAGCAGATCGCGGAGCTCACCGCCTCGGGCTGCGACATCGTGCGGGTGGCCTGCCCGCGTCAGGAGGACGCGGACGCGCTGGCCACGATCGCGCGGAAATCGCAGATTCCGGTGATCGCCGATATCCATTTCCAGCCGCGCTACATCTTCGCGGCGATCGACGCCGGGTGCGCCGCGGTGCGGGTCAATCCGGGCAACATCAAGGAGTTCGACGGCCGGGTCCAGGAGGTCGCCAAGGCCGCGGGCGCCGCCGGAATCCCGATCCGCATCGGCGTTAACGCCGGTTCGCTGGACAAGCGAATGATGGAGAAGTACGGCAAGGCCACCCCGGAGGCGCTGGTCGAGTCGGCGCTGTGGGAAGCGAGCCTGTTCGAGGAGCACGGGTTCGGCGACATCAAGATCTCGGTCAAGCACAACGATCCGGTGATCATGGTGGAGGCGTACCGCCAGCTGGCCGCCCAGTGCGACTACCCGCTGCACCTGGGTGTCACCGAGGCGGGTCCGGCGTTCCAGGGCACGATCAAGTCGGCGGTGGCGTTCGGTGCGCTGCTGTCGGAAGGCATCGGCGACACGATCCGGGTGTCGCTGTCGGCGCCGCCCGCCGAGGAGGTCAAGGTCGGCGGGCAGATCCTGCAGTCGCTGAACCTGCGCCCGCGCAAGCTGGAGATCGTCTCGTGTCCGTCGTGCGGGCGCGCTCAGGTGGACGTGTACACCCTGGCCAACGAGGTGACCGCGGGTCTGGAGGGCATGGAGGTGCCGCTGCGGGTCGCCGTCATGGGCTGTGTGGTGAACGGGCCGGGCGAGGCGCGCGAAGCCGATCTGGGTGTGGCCTCCGGCAACGGCAAGGGCCAGATCTTCGTCAAGGGCGAGGTCGTCAAGACCGTCCCGGAGGCGAAGATCGTCGAAACCCTCATCGAAGAGGCCATGCGCATCGCCGAGGAAATGGGCGAGGACGCGGGCGCCGGCGAACCGGTCGTCACGGTCGGCTGA
- a CDS encoding GNAT family N-acetyltransferase — protein sequence MRSLLEPARRAKYAPARQLANRDLAQVLRVLDADPVASCMVAARLQEFGLDTRCGQGELWSRGGPAESLCFSGANLVPLLGDRDALRAFADRAVRWPRVCSSVVGRRELALPLWEMLAVHWGPERELRGEQPLLALAQPPLATPDPAVRRVRPAELDRYLSAAIDMFIEEVGVDPRAADGGRGYRRRIQSLIESGRAWARFEDGEVVFKAEVGSLSRRTGQIQGVWVHPDHRGKGRGTAGTAAIACAVVASGRTASLYVNDYNRIARRAYSRVGFRQIATFATVLVD from the coding sequence GTGCGGAGTCTGCTGGAGCCGGCGCGACGGGCCAAATATGCCCCTGCGCGGCAGCTCGCGAATCGGGATCTGGCGCAAGTCCTGCGGGTGCTGGATGCCGATCCGGTGGCCTCGTGCATGGTCGCCGCCCGGCTACAGGAGTTCGGTCTGGACACTCGGTGCGGCCAGGGCGAGCTGTGGAGCAGGGGCGGTCCGGCGGAGTCGCTGTGCTTCTCGGGTGCGAATCTGGTGCCGCTGCTGGGTGACCGAGACGCTTTGCGCGCGTTCGCCGACCGGGCGGTCCGCTGGCCGCGCGTCTGTTCCTCGGTGGTGGGCCGCAGAGAGCTGGCTTTGCCACTGTGGGAGATGTTGGCTGTTCACTGGGGCCCCGAACGGGAACTGCGTGGGGAACAACCACTGCTCGCGCTTGCCCAGCCGCCGCTGGCCACGCCCGACCCGGCGGTGCGCCGGGTGCGTCCAGCCGAGCTCGATCGCTACCTCTCGGCCGCGATCGACATGTTCATCGAGGAGGTCGGTGTCGATCCCCGGGCCGCCGACGGCGGGCGCGGCTACCGTCGCCGCATTCAGAGCCTGATCGAATCCGGCCGCGCCTGGGCCCGTTTCGAGGACGGCGAAGTGGTCTTCAAGGCCGAGGTCGGCTCGTTGTCCCGGCGCACCGGCCAGATCCAGGGGGTCTGGGTGCATCCGGACCATCGGGGGAAGGGCCGCGGCACGGCGGGCACCGCGGCGATCGCGTGCGCGGTGGTCGCCTCCGGCCGCACCGCCAGCCTGTATGTGAACGACTACAACCGGATCGCTCGCCGCGCCTACAGCCGGGTCGGGTTCCGGCAGATCGCGACCTTCGCCACCGTCCTCGTCGACTGA
- a CDS encoding penicillin-binding transpeptidase domain-containing protein produces the protein MPTRMILSLAIAVTAVAAAGCASQAQGPVPAADAFVKAFAEHRVDAAAALTNLPEKASGALRSAWVQLQAEQLTARTGAARVNGDTATVDYAYEWRLPKNRTWNYSGQLQMGRSNGRWMVRWTSANIHPRLGDTQTMALRSTPPPRARVNEQSGSDVLVPGKVSRVAFAAAQAPDAAAVATTLAAALNRFDKSLTPHSILGAAKAATGAHTVALLNEHESSQVTTDLIGLPGVTLTQQWDLIATDRDFAPDLLAQVRKTVIAEVDGKAGWSVVTMNANGADTDVLTEVPSQPAPSFSLSVDRSVQNAAQRAVDARTEQAMMVVLRPSTGAILAVAQNEAADRDGPIATIGQYPPGSVFKTVTAAAAMSNGLATPGTVLPCPSRIIIGERTIPNYNLFTVGNVPMATAYERSCNTSFAKLASELPGRALHDAAAKLGVGPGYSVVGLPTTSGSVPPSDDLVQRTEDGLGQGKVVVSAFGMALMAATIAHGSAPVPYLIAGRPTRIDGDRPALAPDVLEGLRMMMRQVVSGGTADRIADQGEVSGKTGEAEVDGGSHSWFVGFRGDIAFATLLVKGGSSDNAVAVTRDMFAALPAGY, from the coding sequence ATGCCGACTCGGATGATCCTCTCGCTCGCCATCGCGGTGACCGCGGTGGCCGCCGCGGGCTGCGCGAGCCAGGCGCAGGGGCCGGTCCCGGCCGCGGACGCGTTCGTCAAGGCGTTCGCCGAACATCGGGTGGACGCCGCGGCCGCACTCACCAATCTGCCCGAGAAGGCGAGCGGCGCATTGCGTTCCGCGTGGGTCCAATTGCAGGCCGAACAGCTCACCGCACGCACCGGCGCGGCACGGGTGAACGGTGACACGGCAACCGTCGACTACGCCTACGAGTGGCGGCTGCCCAAGAACCGGACCTGGAACTACTCGGGCCAGTTGCAGATGGGCCGCAGCAATGGCCGCTGGATGGTCCGCTGGACCTCGGCCAACATCCATCCCAGACTCGGCGACACTCAGACCATGGCGTTGCGGTCCACCCCGCCGCCGCGGGCGCGGGTCAACGAGCAGTCCGGCAGCGACGTGCTGGTGCCGGGCAAGGTGTCCCGGGTCGCCTTCGCCGCGGCGCAAGCACCCGACGCCGCGGCGGTGGCCACTACGCTGGCCGCGGCGCTGAACCGCTTCGACAAATCCCTGACCCCGCACTCGATCCTCGGCGCGGCGAAGGCCGCTACCGGCGCCCACACCGTCGCGCTGCTCAACGAGCACGAATCCAGCCAGGTGACCACCGATCTCATCGGACTGCCCGGCGTCACGCTGACCCAGCAGTGGGACCTGATCGCCACCGACCGCGATTTCGCGCCGGACCTGCTCGCCCAAGTGCGCAAGACGGTGATCGCGGAGGTGGACGGCAAGGCGGGCTGGAGCGTGGTCACCATGAACGCCAACGGCGCCGACACCGACGTGCTCACCGAAGTGCCTTCGCAGCCTGCGCCGTCGTTCTCGCTCAGCGTCGACCGCTCTGTGCAGAACGCCGCTCAGCGCGCCGTGGACGCGCGTACCGAACAGGCCATGATGGTGGTGCTGCGTCCGTCCACCGGCGCGATCCTGGCGGTGGCGCAGAACGAGGCCGCCGACCGGGACGGTCCGATCGCGACGATCGGCCAGTACCCGCCCGGTTCGGTGTTCAAGACGGTCACCGCGGCCGCGGCGATGTCGAACGGTCTCGCGACCCCCGGCACTGTGCTGCCGTGCCCGAGCCGAATCATCATCGGGGAGCGCACCATCCCCAACTACAACCTGTTCACGGTCGGCAACGTGCCGATGGCCACCGCATACGAGCGGTCCTGCAACACGTCGTTCGCCAAACTCGCCAGCGAGCTGCCCGGGCGCGCGCTACACGACGCCGCCGCGAAACTCGGCGTGGGGCCCGGCTATTCGGTGGTCGGGCTGCCGACGACCTCTGGCTCGGTGCCGCCCTCCGACGATCTGGTGCAGCGCACCGAAGACGGCCTCGGCCAGGGCAAGGTCGTGGTCAGCGCGTTCGGTATGGCGCTCATGGCGGCGACCATCGCGCACGGCTCGGCGCCGGTGCCCTACCTGATCGCGGGGCGGCCGACCCGGATCGACGGCGACCGCCCCGCGCTGGCCCCCGACGTGCTCGAAGGGCTGCGCATGATGATGCGCCAAGTGGTCTCCGGCGGCACGGCCGACCGGATCGCCGATCAGGGCGAGGTGTCCGGCAAGACGGGCGAGGCCGAGGTCGACGGCGGGTCGCACTCCTGGTTCGTCGGGTTCCGCGGTGATATCGCGTTCGCCACGTTGCTGGTCAAAGGTGGTAGTTCCGACAATGCCGTCGCCGTGACACGAGATATGTTCGCCGCGTTGCCCGCCGGGTACTGA
- a CDS encoding IPT/TIG domain-containing protein → MTITGTGFTGPTTVRFGSTATTFTLDSPTQITAIAPAGSAGTVQVTVQTSAGTSNGVSYTYLPVPSLSSVSPSQGSTAGGTTVTLTGSGLTGVTSVNFGSTPATSFTVNSDTQITAVAPAGTGIVSITVTGPGGTSNPVTYIYVIVPTITSISPTAGPTAGGNSVTITGTNFTGPLTVRFGSTATIFTVNSSTQITATAPAGSAGTVQVTVTGSGGTSNGVSYTYAGVPSLTSITPSSGPTTGGTTVVLTGTGLSTTSAVTFGGTPATSFTVNSNTQVTAVAPAGTGTVQVTVTTAGGTSNGLAYTYVAVPTLTSIIPSSGPTSGGTTVVLTGTGLTGATAVTFGATPATSFTVNSSTQITAVAPAGTGTVGVTVTTSGGTSNAVSYTYVPVPTLTTVVPNVGPVAGGTTVVLTGTNLSGATAVTFGATPATSFTVNSSTQITAVAPAGTGTVQVTVTTVGGTSNGVSYTYVAVPTLTTAVPNAGPIAGGTTVVLTGTNLSGATAVTFGATPATSFTVDSATQITAVAPAGTGTVQITATTAGGTSNGVSYTYVAVPTLTTVVPNAGPIAGGTTVVLTGTNLTGTTAVTFGATPATSFTVDSATQITAVTPAGTGTVQVTATTAGGTSNGVSFTYVAVPTLTTLVPSAGPVTGGTTVVLTGTGLTGATAVSFGATPAASFTIDSATQITAVAPAGTGTVQVTATTAGGTSNGLAYTYVAIPTLATVVPSAGPVTGGTTVVLTGTNLTAATAVTFGATPATSFTVDSATQITAVAPAGTGTVSVTATTAGGTSNGVAYTYVAVPTLTLAVPNVGPLAGGTTVVLTGTGLTGTTAVTFGATPATSFTVDSATQITAVAPAGTGTVQVTATTAGGTSNGVSFTYVAVPTLTTVVPNAGPVAGGTTVVLTGTGLTGATAVTFGATPATSFTVDSATQITAVTPAGTGTVQVTATTAGGTSNGVSFTYAPVPTLTTVVPNAGPVAGGTTVVLTGTGLTGTTAVTFGATPATSFTVDSATQITAVTPAGTGTVSVTATTAGGTSNGVSYTYVAVPTLTTVVPNAGPVTGGTTVVLTGTGLTGATAVTFGATPAASFTIDSATQITAVAPAGTGTVQITVATAGGTSNGVSYTYVAVPTLTTVVPNAGPVTGGTTVVLTGTGLTGATAVTFGATPATSFTVDSATQITAVAPAGTGTVQVTATTAGGTSNGVSYTYVAVPTLTTVVPNAGPEAGGTTVILTGTGLTGATAVTFGATPAASFTVDSATQITAVTPAGTGTVQVTATTAGGTSNGVSFTYAPVPSLTTVVPNAGPVTGGTTVVLTGTGLTGATAVSFGATPAASFTVDSAVQITAVAPAGTGTVNVTASTPGGTSNGVAYTYVAVPTLTTAVPNAGPEAGGTTVVLTGTGLTGATAVTFGATPAASFTVDSATQITAVSPAGTGTVQVTATTAGGTTNGVAFTYIAVPTLTLAVPNAGPEAGGTTVVLTGTALSTATAVTFGATPATSFTVDSDTQITAVSPAGTGTVNVTATTTGGTSNAVSFTYVPLPTLTSAVPNTGPAAGGTTVVLTGTDLTGATAVNFDATPATSFTVDSATQITAVSPAGTGTVQITAVTTGGTSNGVGFTYV, encoded by the coding sequence GTGACGATAACCGGCACCGGGTTCACCGGTCCCACGACCGTTAGATTCGGTAGTACCGCGACCACTTTCACCCTCGACTCCCCCACGCAGATCACGGCGATCGCGCCCGCCGGTTCGGCCGGTACGGTGCAAGTCACCGTCCAGACCTCGGCGGGAACCAGCAACGGAGTCTCCTACACCTATCTTCCCGTTCCGTCCCTGAGCAGCGTCAGCCCCAGCCAAGGATCCACGGCGGGCGGGACGACGGTCACGCTCACCGGGTCGGGTCTGACCGGAGTCACGTCGGTCAATTTCGGTAGCACGCCCGCCACTTCGTTCACAGTCAACTCCGATACCCAGATCACCGCCGTCGCCCCTGCCGGGACGGGGATCGTATCGATCACGGTCACTGGTCCAGGTGGTACCAGCAACCCGGTCACCTACATCTATGTCATCGTCCCGACGATCACGTCCATCTCCCCGACCGCGGGTCCCACCGCGGGTGGCAACAGCGTCACGATCACCGGCACCAACTTCACCGGTCCGCTGACCGTACGGTTCGGCAGTACCGCAACTATTTTCACCGTCAACTCCTCGACGCAGATCACGGCGACCGCCCCCGCCGGTTCGGCCGGCACGGTACAGGTCACCGTCACCGGCTCGGGTGGAACCAGTAACGGCGTCAGCTACACCTATGCCGGAGTCCCCAGCCTCACGTCGATCACTCCGAGTTCGGGACCGACCACCGGCGGCACAACGGTCGTGCTCACCGGCACCGGCCTGTCCACCACCAGCGCGGTCACTTTCGGTGGCACACCGGCGACCTCGTTCACGGTCAACTCCAATACACAGGTCACGGCGGTAGCTCCTGCCGGGACCGGGACCGTGCAGGTCACCGTCACTACTGCGGGCGGGACCAGCAACGGACTCGCCTACACCTACGTCGCCGTCCCCACGCTCACGTCGATCATTCCGAGCTCGGGACCGACGTCAGGCGGCACGACGGTCGTCCTCACCGGAACAGGGCTGACCGGAGCCACCGCAGTCACTTTCGGTGCCACACCGGCGACGTCGTTCACGGTTAATTCCTCGACCCAGATCACCGCCGTCGCCCCCGCCGGAACAGGCACCGTGGGGGTCACCGTCACCACGTCCGGCGGAACGAGCAACGCGGTGTCCTACACCTACGTTCCCGTTCCGACCCTGACCACGGTGGTCCCGAATGTTGGACCAGTAGCAGGCGGCACGACGGTCGTGCTCACCGGAACGAACCTGAGCGGAGCCACCGCAGTCACTTTCGGTGCCACACCGGCGACGTCGTTCACGGTTAATTCCTCGACCCAGATCACCGCCGTCGCCCCCGCCGGGACCGGCACCGTGCAGGTCACTGTCACGACGGTAGGCGGAACGAGCAACGGGGTGTCCTACACCTACGTGGCCGTTCCCACCCTCACCACGGCGGTGCCGAATGCGGGACCGATAGCAGGCGGCACCACGGTCGTGCTCACCGGAACGAACCTGAGCGGAGCCACCGCAGTCACCTTCGGTGCCACACCGGCGACGTCGTTCACGGTGGACTCCGCGACGCAGATCACCGCGGTCGCACCCGCCGGAACGGGCACCGTGCAAATCACCGCCACCACCGCGGGCGGGACCAGCAACGGGGTGTCCTACACCTACGTCGCCGTTCCCACCCTCACCACGGTGGTCCCGAATGCGGGACCGATAGCAGGCGGCACCACGGTCGTGCTCACCGGAACGAACCTGACCGGAACTACCGCGGTCACTTTCGGTGCGACACCGGCAACGTCGTTCACCGTCGATTCGGCGACACAGATCACGGCGGTCACACCGGCTGGAACAGGCACCGTGCAAGTCACCGCCACCACAGCGGGCGGCACGAGCAACGGGGTCTCCTTCACCTACGTCGCTGTTCCCACCCTCACCACGTTGGTGCCGAGCGCGGGACCGGTCACCGGCGGCACCACGGTCGTGCTCACCGGAACAGGGCTGACCGGAGCCACCGCGGTCAGTTTCGGTGCCACACCGGCAGCCTCGTTCACGATCGACTCCGCGACACAGATCACGGCAGTCGCCCCGGCCGGAACGGGCACCGTGCAAGTCACCGCCACCACAGCGGGCGGGACCAGCAACGGACTCGCCTACACCTACGTCGCCATTCCGACCCTGGCCACGGTGGTGCCCAGCGCGGGACCGGTCACCGGCGGCACGACAGTCGTGCTCACCGGAACAAACCTGACCGCAGCCACCGCAGTCACTTTCGGTGCCACACCGGCGACCTCGTTCACGGTCGACTCCGCGACACAGATCACCGCCGTCGCACCCGCCGGAACCGGGACCGTGAGCGTCACCGCCACCACAGCAGGCGGGACCAGTAACGGAGTCGCCTACACCTACGTCGCTGTTCCCACCCTGACCTTGGCGGTGCCGAATGTTGGACCGTTAGCAGGTGGCACCACGGTCGTGCTCACCGGAACCGGGCTGACCGGAACTACCGCAGTCACTTTCGGTGCGACACCGGCGACGTCGTTCACGGTGGACTCCGCGACGCAGATCACTGCGGTCGCACCGGCCGGAACAGGCACCGTGCAAGTCACGGCCACCACAGCGGGCGGGACCAGCAACGGGGTGTCCTTCACCTACGTCGCAGTGCCCACCCTCACCACGGTGGTCCCGAATGCGGGACCGGTAGCGGGCGGCACGACGGTCGTCCTCACTGGAACCGGGCTGACCGGAGCAACCGCGGTCACTTTCGGTGCGACACCGGCGACCTCGTTCACCGTCGATTCGGCGACACAGATCACGGCGGTCACACCCGCGGGAACAGGCACCGTGCAGGTCACGGCCACCACAGCGGGCGGCACGAGCAACGGGGTGTCCTTCACCTACGCCCCAGTGCCCACCCTCACCACCGTGGTCCCGAATGCGGGACCGGTAGCGGGCGGCACGACGGTCGTACTCACCGGAACCGGGCTGACCGGAACCACCGCAGTCACTTTCGGTGCCACACCGGCGACCTCGTTCACCGTCGATTCGGCGACACAGATCACCGCCGTCACGCCCGCCGGAACGGGCACCGTGAGCGTCACCGCCACCACCGCGGGCGGAACCAGCAACGGGGTGTCCTACACCTACGTCGCCGTTCCCACCCTCACCACAGTGGTCCCGAATGCGGGACCGGTCACCGGCGGCACCACGGTCGTGCTCACCGGAACCGGGCTGACCGGAGCAACCGCAGTCACTTTCGGTGCCACACCGGCAGCCTCGTTCACGATCGACTCGGCGACACAGATCACCGCCGTCGCCCCGGCCGGAACGGGCACCGTACAAATCACCGTCGCCACAGCGGGCGGAACCAGCAACGGGGTGTCCTACACCTACGTCGCCGTTCCCACCCTCACCACAGTGGTCCCGAATGCGGGACCGGTCACCGGCGGCACCACGGTCGTGCTCACCGGAACCGGGCTGACCGGAGCAACCGCAGTCACCTTCGGTGCGACACCGGCGACGTCGTTCACGGTGGACTCCGCGACACAGATCACGGCAGTCGCACCCGCCGGAACAGGGACGGTGCAGGTCACCGCCACCACAGCGGGCGGGACCAGCAACGGGGTGTCCTACACCTACGTCGCCGTTCCCACCCTCACCACAGTGGTCCCGAATGCGGGACCGGAAGCAGGCGGCACGACGGTTATCCTCACCGGAACCGGGCTGACCGGAGCAACCGCGGTCACTTTCGGTGCCACACCGGCAGCCTCGTTCACCGTCGACTCCGCGACACAGATCACGGCGGTCACGCCCGCGGGAACGGGCACCGTCCAGGTCACGGCCACCACAGCGGGCGGCACGAGCAACGGGGTGTCCTTCACCTACGCCCCAGTACCTTCCCTCACCACCGTGGTCCCGAATGCGGGGCCGGTCACCGGCGGTACTACGGTCGTGCTCACCGGAACCGGGCTGACCGGAGCCACCGCGGTCAGTTTCGGTGCCACACCGGCAGCCTCGTTCACCGTCGACTCCGCGGTACAGATCACCGCAGTCGCACCGGCCGGAACGGGCACCGTGAACGTCACCGCCTCCACCCCGGGCGGAACAAGTAACGGAGTCGCCTACACCTACGTCGCCGTTCCCACCCTCACCACGGCGGTGCCGAATGCGGGACCAGAGGCAGGCGGCACGACGGTCGTGCTCACCGGAACCGGGCTGACCGGAGCAACCGCAGTCACTTTCGGTGCCACACCGGCAGCCTCGTTCACCGTCGACTCCGCGACACAGATCACCGCGGTCTCCCCGGCCGGAACAGGGACGGTGCAAGTCACCGCCACCACAGCGGGCGGGACGACCAACGGAGTCGCCTTCACCTACATCGCCGTTCCGACCCTGACCTTGGCGGTGCCGAATGCCGGGCCGGAAGCCGGTGGTACAACCGTCGTTCTGACCGGAACGGCGCTGTCCACCGCCACCGCGGTCACTTTCGGTGCGACACCGGCGACCTCGTTCACGGTCGACTCCGATACGCAGATCACCGCGGTCTCCCCGGCCGGAACCGGGACCGTGAACGTCACCGCCACCACCACAGGAGGAACCAGCAACGCAGTGTCCTTCACCTACGTTCCGCTTCCCACCCTCACCTCGGCGGTGCCGAACACGGGACCGGCGGCAGGCGGGACAACGGTGGTTCTCACCGGAACAGATCTGACGGGAGCCACCGCGGTCAACTTCGATGCCACACCGGCAACGTCGTTCACCGTCGACTCCGCCACACAGATCACGGCCGTCTCCCCCGCAGGGACCGGCACCGTGCAAATCACCGCAGTCACCACGGGAGGTACGAGTAATGGCGTCGGCTTCACCTATGTTTAA